TCCCCGAGAGTATTTAGAAGCTGAGTGTACCGGAGAACACTCGGAGAGCTGGGGAAGCCCAAAAGGGAGTGCTCACTGGGGTGCGGAACCTGGACCCAGAGAGCGGAGCTGCGAACAGAGCCCGAGACGGGGTGAGTCCTGGGGCTCCGCCCGCCCCGTACGGAGCCAGCAGGTCCATCCCGGGTAGTCGCGATCATGAGCTGGCTGGCGCTGCTGGGCTCCCTGCTGTGCACGCTGTGCCACGGGTCTGCCACCCCGGACTCGGAGGGCTTCTTGCCCTCGGCGCCCTCTAACTGCCCCCAGGGATGCGTCTGCTCTGCCGACCTGCTGAGCTGCGCGGGCCTGGAGCTGCAGGACGTGCCGGCCGCGTTACCTGCAGCGGCTGCGGACCTAGACCTCAGCCACAACGCGCTCCGGCGCCTGCGCCCCGGCTGGCTAACGCCCCTCTGCCGGCTGCGCGCTCTGCGCCTGGGTCACAACGAGCTGGAGGCGCTGGGTCGTGGAGTCTTCACTAACGCCAGCGGCTTGCAGCTGCTCGATTTGTCATCGAACGTGCTGCGGGCGCTTGGCCCCCACGACCTCGACGGGCTGGGGGCGCTGGAGGAACTGTTTCTGTTCAATAACCGCCTGGCACACTTGGACCGGCTTGCCTTCCGCGGCCTGGACGCGCTCCGCTGGCTCTATTTGGGCTGCAATGAGCTCGCATCCTTCTCTTTTGATCAACTGCATGGTCTGAGTGCGACCCACCTCCGCATTCTGGACCTGTCCTCCAACCACCTGAAACAAGTCCCCGTACCTGAGCTGGCTGCGCTGCCGGCCTTTCTCAAGAACGGCCTTTACTTGCACAACAATCCCCTGCCCTGCGACTGCCACCTCTACCACCTGCTGCAGCGCTGGCACCAACGGGGACTGAGCGCCGTGAGCGACTTCGCGCGTGAGTACATGTGCCAAGTCTTCAAGGTGCCCACGTCCCGCGTCCGCTTCTTTGAACACAGCCGCGTCTTTGAGAACTGTTCGGTGGCCCCCGCACCGGACCTAGAGCGGCCCGAAGGGCATCTGCTCGTGCAGGCGGGGCAGCCCCTGACGCTCCACTGCAACACCGGTGTCCCGGCCCTGCACACCGCCTGGGTCTCCCCAGAGCGCGAGCTGCTGGTCGCGCCCGGATCCCACGACGGCAGCATTGAGGTGCTGGCTAACGGCAGCTTGGCCATCCCCAACGTGCAGCTCCGGCACGCTGGTGTCTTTGTGTGCCTGGCCACCGGGCC
This window of the Saccopteryx bilineata isolate mSacBil1 chromosome 10, mSacBil1_pri_phased_curated, whole genome shotgun sequence genome carries:
- the AMIGO3 gene encoding amphoterin-induced protein 3, whose amino-acid sequence is MSWLALLGSLLCTLCHGSATPDSEGFLPSAPSNCPQGCVCSADLLSCAGLELQDVPAALPAAAADLDLSHNALRRLRPGWLTPLCRLRALRLGHNELEALGRGVFTNASGLQLLDLSSNVLRALGPHDLDGLGALEELFLFNNRLAHLDRLAFRGLDALRWLYLGCNELASFSFDQLHGLSATHLRILDLSSNHLKQVPVPELAALPAFLKNGLYLHNNPLPCDCHLYHLLQRWHQRGLSAVSDFAREYMCQVFKVPTSRVRFFEHSRVFENCSVAPAPDLERPEGHLLVQAGQPLTLHCNTGVPALHTAWVSPERELLVAPGSHDGSIEVLANGSLAIPNVQLRHAGVFVCLATGPRLHHNQTHEYNVSVHIPEPEPEAFSTSYTTLLGCAVGLVLVVLYLFTPPCPGCRRRCCHRACGCRPRAPSPLQELSAQSSVLSTTPPDAPSRKASVHKHVVFLEPGRRGLNGRVQLAVAEDFDLYSPMGLQLKAGSESTSSTGSEGLVMT